GTCCGCCATCGGTTCTGAAAAGGGGATCTGCAGTTCCATCAGATCCACACCGGCCGCCACCATGGTCTCGATGATCCTGAAGGAATCCTCAATGGAAGGGTATCCCAGCACCGTATGGGTCATCAGGAGGATATCCTTTTTCTCCAGCTTTTTTCGAATATAAGATTCAAGTGCCATACTCACATCCTTTTTTGCGGATAAATCGCTGCCAGCCCGGATCGACGAATGCATCGGCAATGGTAAAGATGTCCTTATCTCCCCGGCCCGACTGGTTGATCAGGATGATATCGTCTCTCGACAGATAAGGGGCCTCTTTGAAGGCCTGGGCAAAGGCATGGGACGACTCAAGGGCCGGTATCAGGCCCTCCTTTTTGATGGTGAGCGACATGGCGTCCAAAACCTCTGAATCGGTCACCGCCTCAAACCGGATTCGCCCTGTCTCCCGATGGGAGGCAAGGATCGGGGAGACGCCCACATAGTCCAGGCCTGCGGCCACGCTGTGGGTCTCTTTCATCTGTCCTTCACGGTCCTGGAGAAAATAGGTCTTATACCCCTGGGCCACACCCATGGATCCATCATTGGATGCAAGTCTGGCCGCATGTCTTCCTGTTTCCAGACCCTCTCCCGCGGCCTCAACCCCTACCAAGTCCACCGGATCATCCAGGAACCCGCTGAAGATCCCCAGGGCGTTGGAGCCGCCTCCCACGCAGGCATACACACGAGACGGCATCTTGCCTTCGAGTGTTAACATCCGGTCCCGGGCCTCCTTGCCGATGATGGACTGAAAATAGGCGACCATCTCCGGGAACGGGTGGGGACCGCAGGCGGTGCCCAGTACATAGTGGGTATCCTCCATATGGGCAGCCCAGTCCCGAAAGGCCTGGTTTATGGCGTCCTTGAGTATCCGCGTCCCGTCTTTCACCGGGATGACCTCAGCACCCAGACGCTCCATCCAGAAGACATTGGGCCTCTGCCGTTCCACGTCCACCTCTCCCATATAGATGGTGCACCCGAACCCGAATCGGGCGGCCATGGTAGCCGTTGCCACGCCGTGCTGGCCCGCGCCGGTCTCCGCCACAACGCGGCTCTTTCCCATGCGCCTGACCAGGAGACCCTGGCCCATGACGTTGTTTATCTTGTGCGCCCCGGTATGATTCAGATCTTCCCTCTTGACATAGATGCGCGGCCCTTTGAAATGTCTTGTCAGGTTTCCGGCAAAGGTAAGGGGCGTGGGCCTGCAAGAGTAGGCGGACATCATATCCGAGTATTCCTCCCAGAAGGAGGCATCCCCCCTGGCCTTTTCGAATGCATCCTCAAGCGCATCGAAGGTGGCCGTGAGTATCTCGGGAATGAAGGCGCCCCCGAATTCTCCGTAGTATCCTCTCCTATTCATTTAAATTCCTTCCCTTGTCCACATCTCTGATCCTTTTCATAAATTTTTCCATAAGCACGGGGTCCTTTTTCCCCGGCCGCTCTTCAATGCCGCTGTTCACATCCACTGCAAAGGGCTTCACCTTTTTGATGGCATCCCCGATATTGGAGGGGTTGAGTCCCCCTGACAAGATGACCGGGATTCCCAACCCCTTGGCTGTCACGGCAATTGTCCAGTCAAAGAGTTGTCCGGTCCCCCCGGCCCTTTCAGGGGAAAAGGCGTCCAGCAGCATGGCCCTGATCCTTCCCTGGTATTGCCGCATCAATGAAAGCACGGACCCGTCCCTGACCCGGAAGGCCTTTACAGTGCAGGGCATAAACTCCCCGCACGCCTCCGGGGATTCCTCACCGTGAAACTGGACCAGGTCAATGCCGCAGAATTCTATGATCTGCCTCACCACATAGGGCCGTTCGTCCACAAAGACCCCGACGGTCTTCACAAAGGGGGGAACGTTGTTGATAATCTCCCGCGCCTCTTCCGGCCGGATCCTTCTGGGGCTGGGGGCAAAGATAAGGCCGATGGCATCCGCCCCTGATCGAATCGCCATTTGTGCATCTTCAAGGGAGGTAATACCGCACACCTTAACCCGTGCCATTGCCCCTTCCCGCATCCGCCAGTTCCCTGGTTTTGGCCCCCATGTCACGGGCCTTCATCAGCGAGGTCCCCACCAGGACCGCATGGATATTGCTTTGTCTCAGTCTGCGGATCTCCTCATGGTTTGAGACGCCGCTCTCGCTGACGCGGATACACCCATCCGGGATGAGGGGGGCCAGATCAAGGGTCGTATGGATATCCACCGCAAATGTGGTCAAGTCACGGTTGTTGATCCCGATGATGTCCGCCCCGCACGCGATCGCGCTCTCCAATTCATCTCTGTTATGGACCTCGGTCAGACAGGCCATTCCCGATCCCCGGGCCATGGTCAGCAGCTCCTTCAAACGGTTGCGCGAAAGGATCCCGGCAATCAGGAGTATGGCATCAGCGCCGAAGCGGATGGACTCCTCCACCTGGATGGGATCCATGATAAAGTCCTTGCGCAGCACCGGGAGGGAGATGGCACGCCGGACGCGGGGCAGATACCTGATGTCTCCGTGGAAAAACCGCCTGTCCGTGAGGAGGGAGACGGCCCCGGCCCCGGCCCCCTCGTAGATCCGGGCGATTTGAACCGGATCGCCGTCTTTAAGGAGTATTCCCGCGGACGGAGAGGCGAACTTGATCTCAGCGATCACGGTAATCCGATCCTCCCCGAAGAGAGCGCCTCTGAAATCGCGAACAGGGGGGACGTCTTCATCCATTTTGGTTGACACCCCTTTTTCCTTCAGGTCTTCCACTTCCTTGCGTTTTTGGGCCAGTATCCCGGCCAATCGCGGATTCATAGGGTCACCCTCAAAGATCGTTCAGGACAAAGTTCCTGCATCCCTGGGTGAAATCCACGAGGGAATGGAGTTTTTCCCTGGCCCGGCCTGAATCAATGGAATCTTTTGCCCTTTCAATACCTCCTTTGAAGTCGCGATCAAGACCTGTTGCCACAAATGCGGCCGCGGCATTGAGGACGACCATGTCCCGTGTCGGTTTTTTCCGGCCGTCCAGGATTTCCCGGATAATGGAGGCGTTCTCTCTCGGGTTGCCGCCCTTTATGGCCTCCGGGGCCGCCCGCTTAAGGCCGTATTCCTCCGGGGTCATGTCAAAGCTCCGGATCCCTTCATCCCGAAGATGAGATATCCGGGTGGGACCGCAGATGCTGATCTCGTCAAAGGTCCCTTCACCGCATACGACAAACGCCTCCCTGGTCCCGAGTCTCTTGAGGACATGGGCCATGGTGTCGGTCAAACCGGGTTCATAGACCCCCAGGACCTGGGCCGAGGCCCCGGCCGGGTTGGCAAGGGGACCGATAAGATTGAATATGGTGCGCAGACCGATTTCCCGCCTCGGTCCGGCAGCGTATTTCATGGCCCCGTGAAAGAGCGGCGCATACAAAAACCCGATCCCCACTTCCTGCAGACATCTCTCCACGTCGCTGCTGGTCACGTCGATCTTCACCCCCAGCTTCTCAAGCACATCGGCACTTCCACAATGGCTCGACACCGCCCGGTTTCCATGTTTGGCCACCTTGACCCCGGCGCCTGCGGCCACAAATGCCGTAGCCGTGGAGACATTGAAGGTATTGGTGCCGTCCCCCCCGGTGCCGCAGGTGTCGAGGATGGTCTCATCCTCCACATTGATCTCATCACGGTCGATGTTGACCGCGTGGTTATTGAGGTGTACCTTTATGGCCCTGTTTCTCATGACCCTGGCTGCGCCCGTAATCTCGTCCACGGTCTCCCCCTTCATCCTCAAGGCCGTGACAAAGGCCCCGATCTGCGCCTCCGTGGCCCTCCCGGCCATCATCTCCTCCATGGCCGCCGCCATCTCCGCTTCGGTAAGGTCTTCTCCTGTGACCACCTTTCCAATCGCCTCTTTGATCATGATCCGTCCCTCCTTCTGCTTATGCCTTGAATAAGGTTTGTAAGATGTCAGCTCCCTGCCTGCTTAAAATAGACTCCGGGTGAAACTGCACGCCCTCCACCCGGTATTCCTGATGCCTCAGACCCATAATCTCCCCCTCCCCGGTCCACGAACTGACCTCCAGACAATCGGGGAGAGAATCCCGCTCAACGATGAGGGAGTGGTACCGGACCGCCTCGAACGGGTTGGGGAGACCCTGATACACGGTCCGGCCGTCGTGAAAGATGAGGGAGGTCTTGCCGTGCATGATCCGGTCGGCCCGCTTCACCCTTCCGCCATAGGCCGCGGCAATGGACTGGTGCCCGAGGCATACCCCCATAACAGGGATGTCCGATCCAAAATGCCGGATCGCCGGCATGGATATGCCGGCCTGATCCGGGCCCCCGGGCCCGGGCGATACCACGATCCCTGAAGGATGTTCCCTTTCCATGCGGTCAAGGGTGATCTCATCATTCCTGAAAACCCTCACCTCCCGGCCCATCACTTGAAGGATCTGGACCAGGTTGTAGGTAAAGGAGTCATAGTTGTCGATGACCAGAATCATCTCTTTTCGCCTCCTCGATGCTCTTGAGCATGGCCGCGGCCTTTCCGAGGGTCTCGTTGTACTCCCCCTCAGGGGAAGAGTCGGCCACGATGCCCGCCCCCACCTGTACGGAAAGCCTGTTTTTGGCCACAGCAATGGTGCGGATGGTGATGCAGAAGTCCATGTTGCCGTTGAACCCGAAATAGCCCACTGCGCCGGCATAGGGCCCCCTCGGGGTCGGTTCCAGTTCGTTGATGATTTCCATGGCCCTGATCTTGGGGGCCCCCGAGACCGTGCCGGCCGGAAAGGCCGACATGAAGAGGTCAAAGGCGTCTTTGTCGGATCTCAACCGCCCCTCCACATGGGAGACCAGGTGCATCACATGGGAGTAGCGTTCCACCTCCATGAGCCGGGGCACCGACACCGATCCAGGCGCCGCCACCCGACCCACGTCATTTCTTCCCAGATCCACCAGCATGATATGTTCGGCCCGTTCCTTGGGATCTGCGACAAGCTCCTTTTCGAAGCGCAGATCCTCCTCCCGGGTATGACCCCTGGGCCGGGTGCCGGCAATGGGACGAAGCTGGATCCTGTTGCCCGTGAGCCGGACGAGGATCTCGGGAGAGGCGCCGATCAATCGGATATCTCCGAAATTGAGATAGAACATGTAGGGAGACGGGTTGATGCTCCGCAGGTTTCGATAGAGGGCGAATGCATCCCCGGAAGCCTCTCCCGAGAGTCTCTGAGAGAGGACCACCTGGATCACATCCCCCGAAACAATGTATTCCTTGGCCCTCTCTACCGCCTGCTCAAATTCCTCTTTGCTGAAATTGCCATGGAGTTTTGACAGCGCAAACGGCTCTATATTGCTAGCAGGAACTGGTGACTGAAGCAGGTTCATGGTCTCATCGATACTCCGGCAGGCCCCGGCATAGGCCTCCTTCAGATCCGTCTCATCCTCGAGATGGCTAAGTGCCGCCACCTTCACCGTGTGCTTCAGATGATCAAAGACGATCAGCCTTTGGGAAATTGTAAAAACGGCCTCCGGAAGTTTCTCATCCTGGTGGGGGCGACCCGGCAGCCGTTCCCATTTTCCCATCAGATCGTAATTGCAGTACCCCACAAATCCCCCCTGAAACAGAGGCGCCAGGCCCGCCTCAACAGGCCTGAATCTTCGGCACAGCGCCCTTAAGACAAGAAGGGGGTTTGAGGGATTGCGGATTGACTGTCTATTGCCTGATTTGTCCGCCACCTCTGTCTCGTGGCAATAGGAAAGGACCGTCAAATAGGGATCAAAACCGATAATGCTGTATCGTCCCCACCTCTCGCCCCGGTCGGCGCTCTCCAGAAGATAGGAATAGGGCATCCCTTTGACCCTCAGGTAAACCGAGACAGGCGTTTCCGTGTCCGCCATGATCTCCTGACAGACCAATATCAGATTGCCCTTGCCTGCCATCCCCTTGAACTGAGAAAATGAGGTTCTTGTTTCCAAGTTTCGCTCCGCAATAGAAAAGGGGCGTGGGAACTTCCGTCCCACGGCCCTTTTTTATTTTTATTTACCTTAAACAAAAAGACCGGGGGCCCCCCGGAGGGGCCCGCGGTCTTTGAATTTCGATATCTTCAGACTATCTCAACGCAGACGGGCGCACCTCCCTGTTGAAGCTGCGCCACCACCAGTTCCTGAGATCCATCGCTGAGATGTGTCTTGTGTCTGTATCCATGGTGTGATTCATATCCCTGCTCAAAAATAATGTCAAGAAAAAAATCGAGTCCCTTGGGAGTATCCGAAATTGCTCCCACGGAACCCATATACGGACCGTCGCTCCTCCAAGGCCCCCACCCCTGCCTTCGGCCATGCCAAAACCACCCGGTCTTGTGGCACTTGAGGAATTTTATGCTGTTCTGGACATCCCCCTCTTCAAAGGCGTGTTATCCCTGTTTCCCAAAGATCTGGTTCATGCGCATCAAAAGGCCCAGGTCTCCTTGGGCGCTCTGGCCATGGCCTCGTGGACTTGAATTCAGGGCGAGTACTTTCATGGCATTCTCCTTTCTATTACAGCGGGGTCTCAGAATTTTTGTGCAGTGCTCATCTCTTAGCCTGACGCATCATCAGCGGGCTCAAATGATCTCCAAACGTCCAAAAAAAATACCTCGTTCCGAGGGGAATGCGGTGGAAGTCGCTTTGCGCCACGCTTTCACACGGCCGACATATTGGTAGCGTTAGGAACTTTCTTATCTCTGGATACATAATGACCCTTCCTGCACGATTTTTTCATAGGCCTCATATCCCCTTAAAGCAAATCGGTTATATCAGCGCCGGGAACATATTTTTTGTAAATCCGCTCGAATGTCCCGTCATCCTTAATGGCCTGAAGCGTTTGCCGCCACAGGGAGACCGTCTCCTGCGGAGTGCCCAGGGAGAGGGCAATATAAAAATAGGTGGTCATGACTGCATACACCGGCTCTATGTCGTCCATGGTGTAGCCGGCCTCTTCAAGGATTTCCGGAGTCGTCAGATCCGTAAACACCGCAAGGTCGACCTCGCCTTTGATGAGTTTATCAACGGTGCCCGTTGGCAGCGGAGAGCTGACCAGGTTTGTGAATCCCTCTCCTTCAAGGTATTGCTCTGAAAACCAGCCCGTTGTCGTGCCGATTGCCGCAACCCTTTTTGCGTCGTCAAGGCTTGTCACAGTGATGCCTGATCCTTTTCGTGCATAGAAGCTCGTGATATTGTGGCCGATGGGACCGACCCAGTTAAAAAGGTCTTCACGCTGCCCCGTCCGCTCGGTGCTGAACAGCACCACGTTCGGGTTTATCAGGGCCATTTGGTATGCGCTTGACCATGAGGTCATACGGATACGGGTGGGAACGCGGTTGCGGAAGCAAATCTCCTTTACCATATCTGTTGCAAGCCCGGTTACCTCACCGTCTTGCATAAATGTGACCGGGGGGTAATCCTCGGTCATGAGCTGAAGGACGCCGGGAGGCGTTTCATCGGGCAGCCATCGGGCGTATATGCTGTCAAACCTGCCGCTCCTTTTAATCCCGTCCAGCGCAGCCTGCCACGCCTGGATCGTTGCATCCGGAACATCTTTTGAGAAGGCAATGTAGACAACATCCATGGACAGGTCGTAAACCGGTACAAGGGCATCGGCGTCCGCACCCAGCTGCCGCAGCAACTGGGGCAGGGTGACATTGTTGTACGGCATCAGGTCGGCCTCGCCGTTCAGCACTTTCTGCCCCGCCTCTGCTCCGCTTGCCCAACTCACCAGGTTGGTGAAGCCTTCGGCCAGAAGCTCCTCCTCCATGTAGTAATCCTTTACGGTTGCAATGGCACCGACCCTCTTTGCATCGTCCAGGCTTTTAATCGAAAGAGGGGTGCCCTTGCGCGCATAAAAACGCGCCTCAACCGTGGCAAGGGGGCCTACCCACTTGAAAAGATCCTTCCGCTCCGCCGTCATTGCCGTCGAGAAAAGCCCGGTGTCAGGGCCCTGCTGCGCCAGCCGGTAGCCGTCAGCCCAGTCTACCACCTCAATCGAGGCGCTCCGGTGCATGGTTTTCAGCAGCTCCTTTACCACTTCAACCGATAGGCCGGTGAGGTTTCCGCCATCAGTATAGTTCAGCGGCGCATATTCCTCGGTTAGCAGCCGTATTCCCCCGGGCTCATCCCCGTCTGTCCCACATCCCAATCCCCAACTCAGGCCGACAAGCGCTACGGCCAGCAATGCACACAGCCTCTTCATGACAGGACCTTCCTCTTGATAAAACCTTCCATTAAGATCGGCAAAGTATAGACACCGCGCACTTTGGGTGTCAATACATATCAGGTTGATGCAGAAGGCCGGCGACTTTAAAAGGACAGCGACAGACCAGGAAAAGGAAAAAATCACCGAACACCGGGTTAACCCGCCTGCCTCGCACTGAACAGGGCAACAGTCAGATGGATGAACCCTTTCAATACGCCTCCTCCCGGGCCAGATCATCCTGTTTCACCTTGTCCTTAAAAAGGTTGTAGGCCCATCCCTGATAGATGAGGACAATGGGTACAAATATCAGGGCCAGCACCAGCATGATCTTGAGGGTCATGGGACTGGATGCGGAATTGTAGGCCGTCAGGGTGAAATCCGGGTTCAGGCTGGAAGGAAACATCCTGGGAAACAGCCCGATGAATCCATAGAAGCAGGCCCCCACAATGGTCACGGCGGAAGAAAACCAGGCCTTCCAGTAGGTTCCCTTACCCAGGAAAAAGCGGATGCCCAAAAGCGCCAGGACCGTAATGAGAATGAAGACAGAGAGAAAGGGATGGGCCAGGTAGTTCCCGTAAATGTCAGTGGATATGGCTGAAGCCGCCAGGAAGATCACGGCCACTGCCAGGAGGACAGACCACGCCCCTTTGGCTGCCTTTACGGCCCGTTCATGAAGTGCCCCATCGCTCTTGATGGCCAGCCAGATGGCCCCGTGAACCACCACCAGGAACACAAAAAGGACACCTCCCAAGAGCCCGTAGGGATTGAGCAGGGTGAAAAGGGTCCCATGGTATACGCCTTCCCCGTCAATGGGGATCCCCCTGAAGATATTGGCAAAGGCGGCGCCCAAAAGCAGGGCGGGGACCAGGCTCCCAATGAACAGGCAGCTATCCCATAGCTTTTTCCACCCCGGACTGTCCATCTTGCCCCTGAACTCGAATGAGACCCCCCGCAGGATCAGTGCGAAAAGCACCAGCATGAGGGCTGAGTAAAGGGAACTGAACATGACTGCATAGACCAGAGGGAACGCCGCGAAAGTGACGCCGCCGGCCGTGATGAGCCATACCTCGTTTCCGTCCCAGAGGGGTCCTGCAGCATTGTAGATCACCCGTTTTTCCATATCGTTCTTTGAGATGAAGGGGAGGAGAATCCCCATCCCCAGATCAAATCCGTCCGTAATGAAATAGACGGCCCACAACAGTACCCAGAGAAAATACCAAATTGCCTGAAGATCCATTTTCATTACCCCCTTGTCTTTTGGGATTTGAGATTGCCGACCCGCCTGCCCCGTTCATCTAACATGCACTCCCCGCCTGCGTCACTTTTTCCCTTTGCGTCCTCGGAATTGGGGGCAGGTCCGCATGTCGGGCAGGTTTGCGATTGAAAAGGCGCCACACACGGTCAATTGGCGGCCGGCCCCTGTTTCACATGCTTAAAGATGAGCCAGTACCCCGCCGCTCCTAACAAACCATAAATCAGGATAAAGGCCGTCAGGCTCACCGCTACCTGAGACGGGGCAATGGGTGAGACCGCATCGGCAGTCCTCATGAGACCGTAGACGATCCAGGGTTGCCGGCCCACCTCGGCCAGGGTCCATCCCAATTCAGCCGCAATATAGGGAAGCGGAATAGAAAACAGCATAACCCTCAGGTACCAGGGGTTTTCCGTCAACCGTTTTCGCAGGAACCAGCCCACAAGGGTGGCAAGGGCGAAATAGAATCCCAGGCCCACCATAATCTTGAAGGAGGTAAAGGTGATCAGGACCGGGGGCCGTTCATCCACCGGAAAGTCTCTGAGCCCCTTGACCTCGGCATCTGCGCTGTGGAATGCCAAAAGGCTCAGCATACCGGGGATGCGGCCGATTTCAATGAGGTTTTTCTGGTTTTTCTCATCCGGAAAGGCAAAGAGGTAAACGGGTGCGTTCCGGGTGGTTTCCCAGTGGGATTCCATGGCAGCCAACTTGGTAGGCTGGGTCTGGGCCAGATCACCCCCGTGGTAATGACCTTCGAAGATTACGAAAAAGGAGGAAATGAGCCCCATGACCAGGGCCATGCGAAAGGATTTTGTGAAGAACGCCACGTGCTGTTTCTTGAGGAGATGGTACGCACTGATCCCCATCACAAAAAAGGCACTCAGGATGTAAGCAGCCCCCACGGTGTGGAAAAACATGAGGATCGCGAACTTGTTGAAGGCCACCTCGGCAAAGCTCTCTAATTCGGCCCGTCCGTTCCGGATGATATACCCTACGGGGTGCTGCATCCAGGAGTTGGCCGTCAAGATCCACACCGCCGAGCCCGTGGAGGCAAAGGCGATGAGCCACATGACGATGGCGTGGGCCCGTTTGGATATCTTATCCCAGCCAAATATCCACACCCCCAGCAGGATGGACTCCAGGAAAAAAAACCCCAGGGCCTCGATGGCCAGCAGGGATCCGAAGATGTCTCCCATGAACTCGGAATAGCGCGACCAGTTGGTCCCGAACTGGAATTCCAATGTGATGCCGGTAACCACCCCGATCGCGAAATTGATGAGAAAAATCTTACCCCAGAAACGGACCATTCTGAGGTAAATCTCCTCGCCGGTACGCACATACCGTGTCTCCATGACGGCCAGCAGGACAGAGAGCCCCAACGTGAGCGGTACAAACAGAAAGTGAAAGGCCGTTGCCGCAGCAAACTGGAGTCTCGATAGAAGCAGTACATCCATTTTGAAACCTCCTTCCCTCATCCCTTGACATTGTTGACGTCTAATTGTTCATATCCTGAACCTCCCTTCATCGGAGGGTGTTGTCCATGTAAGGGCGGGCGCATGTCCCTTCCTCCAGCAGTTTCGAGAAAGTCGCGTTCCCCAGGCACTGCCTCAACTGGGTTCTGGCCTGATCCCATACCCGGTGGACAGCGCAATGGGGGCTCCTCCTGCACGATTTGGGGTCCATGATGCAATCGTTCAGGAATATCTCACCCTCTACCGCTTCCACCACATCGAGGAGAGTCAACGATTCAGGCGGCACCCGGAGACGGAATCCCCCCCTTGCGCCTTGAACGATCTCGATGAACCCCGCCTTGGCAAGCTGCTGGGCGATCTTGGCAAGAAACTGCTCCGGAATTTCCATCTCCCGTGCGATTTCCCGCCGACCCACCAGCTGGCCCTTATCCTTTCCCGCTATAAACAGCACAGCTCGAACCGCATACTCCCCTGCACGAGTCAATCGCATAGAGCCTTTCTCCTAAATTATATAAATAAGATCTTTTTTATCCGATATAATAATTTTCGACTTCTGTCAAGGGTTTTTTTTGGTTTACGCGGTCTTTGGTGGTGGTCTATTATTGGTTGGAGTTTGGCGAAGCGTCGGTTATCCAGACCGGTACCGCTATATCCGATCCGCTCCGGAAGGATTGCGATGCGGGATGAGGCGGCATTTACAAATGGGCGGCTCCATATCTGTGACGTGGAAGACCTTTTAGGCGACCGTCAATGATGAACTAAGAAATGACGCGGCCCTAAACATGTGTCGATGAAGTCTCGTCAAAGGTCACAGATCAAACGGGCCATTATCCGGGGCGATTTCCTTTTCAAAGTTTGGGTCAGGCCATTCATCGAGCAGCCTGAATCTACGTTTCTCATAGGCACGCTGTGCCGGGGTATTACCCATGTAGATCGAAAGCTGTGCCTGGCGATAGCCATTCTCTCGTCCCAGATCGAGCACATTGTCCAATAACCTGTCGACAATTCCTTTTCTACGAAATGCGGGAAGCGTCGCGACGCTGTCGATCACCCACGCCCCTTTTACGGAGGGTGGAATGCACGCCGTGATTCTTGGAGGTCCCCCGCCGTCCGTCTTCTTCGCAGGGGGCCTGCCCAGTTTTACATGGACTTCGGGCAGGGCTTCCATGAGCCCGGGGATAGTCCAGAATATCCGGATCGTAGCCGCCAAGCCCTATACAGGACCAGGTAACATATAGCAATAAGAACTGCAGGGAAGTCCTGACATAACTGGCACGGAATGCTTTTCTGCTTTCGGAATGGCCCCTTCCGCTGTTACGGCCGGATCGATGAAAAACGCTGCGAACCCCTATCCCCCTATCGGTAGCCCTTTTTGCCTGGGATGACCCCGTGTACACCGCCTCTCGGATTCAGGGTATCGCCATCCCGTCTTGGAATCAGATGAATATGGGCATGCATGATGGTCTGGCCTGCGAATACGCCACAGTTGACGCCGATGTTGAATCCGGCGCCCGGGATTATTTTCCCTGATTTGTTCTTGAAGGGTGAGAATAATCGCCTCCGGGTCCCCCCTTTTCTGATTCTCCATCAAAAAGAGGGGTATCGTAAGTGAGGGTGGATTGTCAGGGCTGGGTGAATTTGGCACTTTTTGGGAATAGATGAGAGGAACCGGACTGGGCAGCGATCATAAGAAACGCATATTTTCATGCCCGTCCCCATTCTCACATGAAACAGCCTAGAAGCTGGCTGACACGACTCGATGAAGTGATAACAGGTGAACGTTCGGATATACCTGCGCGGCGAATACCACCATTTTCAACGTCTCACTTTCATTCCATCCATTGCTGAAATGATTCAACCCGTTCAGACGTGGAACAGACACACCCTATTCTTGTCACGTATTACCACCATTGAAGTGCCTATCAAACCTGCCAATAGAAGCCCGAAGTCTTCATAAATGCCAAAATTGATGGCCGCACTGAGACCGACAAAAGACCATAACAGGGGAACGATCAGCATCAACTTTGGTACACGCCTTTGGGTCAGAAGAAACATTCCATAAGTGAAAATGGTCGTCGGGCAAGGGGCCACACCAAGCAAGGGCGACCGGGGCCAGCCATGCCCAACGAGCATCCCCAGCAGAGGATAAACTGCAAATCCATAGATGATGAAAATAGCTCCTGTAATAGAATAAACGTCCCTGGAAATGCTAAAAATCAAGTTATCCTTAAATACACCCTGCCAGAGAAAAAATATCCCTTGAAGAATAAACATGGCGCCGAAGACATAAGCTCCTTTATTAATGGGTGTAAAGAATGCCAGGTGGTACAGGCAACCGTTAACAAACCACATAATGGCCAAAAT
The DNA window shown above is from Deltaproteobacteria bacterium and carries:
- the trpB gene encoding tryptophan synthase subunit beta, which encodes MNRRGYYGEFGGAFIPEILTATFDALEDAFEKARGDASFWEEYSDMMSAYSCRPTPLTFAGNLTRHFKGPRIYVKREDLNHTGAHKINNVMGQGLLVRRMGKSRVVAETGAGQHGVATATMAARFGFGCTIYMGEVDVERQRPNVFWMERLGAEVIPVKDGTRILKDAINQAFRDWAAHMEDTHYVLGTACGPHPFPEMVAYFQSIIGKEARDRMLTLEGKMPSRVYACVGGGSNALGIFSGFLDDPVDLVGVEAAGEGLETGRHAARLASNDGSMGVAQGYKTYFLQDREGQMKETHSVAAGLDYVGVSPILASHRETGRIRFEAVTDSEVLDAMSLTIKKEGLIPALESSHAFAQAFKEAPYLSRDDIILINQSGRGDKDIFTIADAFVDPGWQRFIRKKGCEYGT
- a CDS encoding phosphoribosylanthranilate isomerase, translating into MARVKVCGITSLEDAQMAIRSGADAIGLIFAPSPRRIRPEEAREIINNVPPFVKTVGVFVDERPYVVRQIIEFCGIDLVQFHGEESPEACGEFMPCTVKAFRVRDGSVLSLMRQYQGRIRAMLLDAFSPERAGGTGQLFDWTIAVTAKGLGIPVILSGGLNPSNIGDAIKKVKPFAVDVNSGIEERPGKKDPVLMEKFMKRIRDVDKGRNLNE
- the trpC gene encoding indole-3-glycerol phosphate synthase TrpC, yielding MNPRLAGILAQKRKEVEDLKEKGVSTKMDEDVPPVRDFRGALFGEDRITVIAEIKFASPSAGILLKDGDPVQIARIYEGAGAGAVSLLTDRRFFHGDIRYLPRVRRAISLPVLRKDFIMDPIQVEESIRFGADAILLIAGILSRNRLKELLTMARGSGMACLTEVHNRDELESAIACGADIIGINNRDLTTFAVDIHTTLDLAPLIPDGCIRVSESGVSNHEEIRRLRQSNIHAVLVGTSLMKARDMGAKTRELADAGRGNGTG
- the trpD gene encoding anthranilate phosphoribosyltransferase; translation: MIKEAIGKVVTGEDLTEAEMAAAMEEMMAGRATEAQIGAFVTALRMKGETVDEITGAARVMRNRAIKVHLNNHAVNIDRDEINVEDETILDTCGTGGDGTNTFNVSTATAFVAAGAGVKVAKHGNRAVSSHCGSADVLEKLGVKIDVTSSDVERCLQEVGIGFLYAPLFHGAMKYAAGPRREIGLRTIFNLIGPLANPAGASAQVLGVYEPGLTDTMAHVLKRLGTREAFVVCGEGTFDEISICGPTRISHLRDEGIRSFDMTPEEYGLKRAAPEAIKGGNPRENASIIREILDGRKKPTRDMVVLNAAAAFVATGLDRDFKGGIERAKDSIDSGRAREKLHSLVDFTQGCRNFVLNDL
- a CDS encoding aminodeoxychorismate/anthranilate synthase component II; this translates as MILVIDNYDSFTYNLVQILQVMGREVRVFRNDEITLDRMEREHPSGIVVSPGPGGPDQAGISMPAIRHFGSDIPVMGVCLGHQSIAAAYGGRVKRADRIMHGKTSLIFHDGRTVYQGLPNPFEAVRYHSLIVERDSLPDCLEVSSWTGEGEIMGLRHQEYRVEGVQFHPESILSRQGADILQTLFKA
- the trpE gene encoding anthranilate synthase component I, which gives rise to MAGKGNLILVCQEIMADTETPVSVYLRVKGMPYSYLLESADRGERWGRYSIIGFDPYLTVLSYCHETEVADKSGNRQSIRNPSNPLLVLRALCRRFRPVEAGLAPLFQGGFVGYCNYDLMGKWERLPGRPHQDEKLPEAVFTISQRLIVFDHLKHTVKVAALSHLEDETDLKEAYAGACRSIDETMNLLQSPVPASNIEPFALSKLHGNFSKEEFEQAVERAKEYIVSGDVIQVVLSQRLSGEASGDAFALYRNLRSINPSPYMFYLNFGDIRLIGASPEILVRLTGNRIQLRPIAGTRPRGHTREEDLRFEKELVADPKERAEHIMLVDLGRNDVGRVAAPGSVSVPRLMEVERYSHVMHLVSHVEGRLRSDKDAFDLFMSAFPAGTVSGAPKIRAMEIINELEPTPRGPYAGAVGYFGFNGNMDFCITIRTIAVAKNRLSVQVGAGIVADSSPEGEYNETLGKAAAMLKSIEEAKRDDSGHRQL